A single genomic interval of Chloroflexota bacterium harbors:
- a CDS encoding glycosyltransferase family 39 protein, with the protein MIAFARERANCIKIPALLILAGVLLFTSFYRLDAWPATWQDEGIILQAAWNLAERGVYGLRSSEGMRPFDPALTTGPTVVVPVTLAFRLFGIGLIPGRAVMGLYLIWTVIAIYALMQHLYDWQVALLAAFMVLACYTYDANLVQRGRYVLGEVPGLCFILWGAYFWVKALWGTRCRDVALSGLFFGLAILTKEIYILVMPALVGLWLLDSAYYKQRRHAVFLWSLVLAIMPYAGWVVLRRVLMDPEAFAAAMEVTHDAAFITVAMPKLSWMLNSLKFLMQSTFFEWWLPGLIYVFGASLAQRDRNVERLFLPVFALVWLAWYLFVSSGWYRYAFGLLAVTPVFAAVLLRDLTNALETWWRTHSVPTSWLARGSAGLALAFLVFFPLRNRIHTVATASEMDTQALASYIVANIVPGELIESCEWEVDIFARDHLFHHPSPQAMRDFRMANLGRNPAKAYDFQRYSPSYLIDGHYSKMLGVYSQEFLEEHCILLTSVGRYDLYRIEPSEGSMLRK; encoded by the coding sequence ATGATCGCTTTCGCGAGAGAAAGAGCCAATTGCATTAAGATACCTGCACTGCTCATTCTGGCGGGCGTGCTCTTGTTCACATCCTTTTATCGCCTGGATGCCTGGCCTGCGACATGGCAAGATGAAGGCATCATCCTCCAGGCCGCTTGGAACTTAGCGGAGCGGGGTGTTTATGGCCTGCGTTCGTCTGAGGGCATGCGGCCCTTTGATCCGGCGTTGACCACCGGGCCAACCGTAGTGGTGCCTGTTACCTTGGCTTTTAGATTGTTCGGGATCGGTCTCATCCCAGGGCGGGCGGTGATGGGTTTATATCTCATATGGACGGTCATCGCTATCTACGCTTTGATGCAGCACTTGTATGATTGGCAAGTGGCTTTGCTGGCTGCCTTTATGGTGCTGGCCTGCTACACTTACGATGCGAATCTCGTGCAGCGTGGGCGTTATGTGCTCGGTGAGGTACCAGGGTTATGTTTTATCTTATGGGGAGCGTACTTCTGGGTAAAGGCACTGTGGGGGACGAGATGCCGTGATGTCGCATTAAGCGGGCTGTTCTTCGGCTTGGCGATTTTGACAAAGGAAATTTATATCCTGGTCATGCCAGCGCTCGTGGGATTGTGGTTGCTGGATTCGGCATACTATAAACAGCGACGGCATGCTGTATTCCTTTGGTCCCTCGTGTTAGCCATCATGCCCTATGCGGGCTGGGTTGTTCTGCGACGCGTCTTGATGGATCCGGAGGCTTTTGCTGCGGCGATGGAGGTGACGCACGATGCGGCGTTCATCACCGTGGCCATGCCCAAATTAAGTTGGATGTTGAATAGCCTCAAATTCCTGATGCAATCCACTTTCTTCGAATGGTGGTTGCCGGGGCTCATTTACGTGTTTGGAGCAAGCCTGGCGCAACGTGATAGGAATGTCGAGCGGCTGTTCTTGCCTGTCTTTGCCTTAGTGTGGCTAGCGTGGTATCTCTTTGTGTCCAGTGGTTGGTATCGTTATGCGTTCGGTTTGTTGGCAGTGACTCCAGTCTTCGCCGCAGTGCTCTTACGCGACCTGACCAATGCACTTGAGACTTGGTGGAGGACACACAGTGTACCTACATCTTGGTTAGCGCGGGGCAGTGCGGGCTTAGCGTTAGCGTTTTTGGTTTTCTTCCCACTGCGTAACCGCATCCATACCGTTGCTACAGCCAGTGAGATGGACACACAAGCCCTGGCATCGTATATTGTGGCGAATATCGTGCCGGGGGAACTCATTGAGTCCTGCGAGTGGGAGGTGGATATCTTTGCCCGGGATCATCTCTTCCACCACCCATCTCCACAAGCCATGCGCGATTTCCGAATGGCCAATCTAGGTCGCAACCCGGCGAAAGCATACGACTTCCAACGGTACAGTCCATCTTATTTGATCGATGGGCACTATTCCAAGATGTTAGGGGTTTACTCGCAGGAATTCTTGGAGGAACATTGCATACTGCTCACCTCGGTGGGTCGCTATGATCTCTATCGCATCGAGCCGTCTGAAGGCTCTATGCTGAGGAAGTGA